Within the Ensifer canadensis genome, the region AACCGTTCCATCGACGCCAGATAGTCGTCGGCATTGGCGTGGTAGGTATCTTCGATCAGCGGCCCGTCGTAGAGGATGTCGCCGGAAAAGAGCACGCCGCTCTTCTCCTCCCAGAGTGCGATGCCACCGGGCGAATGCCCGGGCGTGTGGATCACCTCGAAGACGCGATCGCCAAGATCGATATGATCGCCATCGGCAAGAACAATCGTCGCAGGCGCAGCCTTCACCGCGTAGGTGGTCGAGGCATAGGGCTCGGGCGGCAGCGCGTCGAAAATCTCGTCGGCGACATAGGGGTCGGCAAGCGTGTTGATGCGCGTCGGATGCGCCAGCAGCTCAGCTTCGGCCGCATGCACGGCGCGGCAATCGAATTCGTGATGGCAGCCGATATGG harbors:
- a CDS encoding MBL fold metallo-hydrolase, with translation MRRIAPKDWYAAKRLDDDVTYICEPFIQEFYRCNMWHVRGRDRDMLVDSGMGVVSLRAWVPLVTERKLTAVASHTHFDHIGCHHEFDCRAVHAAEAELLAHPTRINTLADPYVADEIFDALPPEPYASTTYAVKAAPATIVLADGDHIDLGDRVFEVIHTPGHSPGGIALWEEKSGVLFSGDILYDGPLIEDTYHANADDYLASMERLLRIPARIVHGGHFPSFSGERYRALIKDWLAEKENTI